The sequence TATCATTTTTAAAAGTAAGGCTCAAACGCATATCCGTTTGTTTATGTTGACTTGTGCGACGATGCTATTTGTTGGATTTTATGTTAACACCACTTTATACCCGGTAATAGTTGGCTTTAAAGGCCCGATAAAAGCTGCCGAAGCCGTTAACACAATTATCCCGAGTGAAAGCCCGGTATATTCTCTGCGCGATCAGAATAATATCTTCCAGTTTTATTGCGACAGGCCGGTAAAGCTGGTCGCTCTTGATCAATTGGCATCCACCCAAACAGAAAAAGGCGCGGTTTTCTACGTTGATAAGGATGCCCTTACCTATCTTATACAAAACCATGTTGCATTTAATATTATATGGTACGGAATCGATTATCCACAAGAAAATATTTTGCCCGCGTTTATTAATAGCGACACCCGCGGCGAAACGCTGCAATCGGTTTATTTAATAAAAAGGAAGTAACTCACACCATGTATATCCCCAAACATTTTCAGCTTGATGACCGGCAGGAAGCCGTTGCCTTTATGCAACGGTATAGTTTTGCTACGCTGATTACAGCTAATAATAATTACCCCCAGGCTACTCATATGCCTTTCCTGGTCAAGCAACAGGATGATGAATTGATCCTGTCATCGCACTTTGCAAGGGCTAACGCGCAGGCTGCAGATATTGAAAAAGCAACAGCGCTGGTGATCTTCACCGAGCCGCATGCTTATATTTCGCCCGTTAATTACGAAAAAGAGCAAAATGTACCCACCTGGAATTATATTGCCATACACGCCTATGGTCAAGCCAAAATTGTGCACGATACAGACAAACAGTTGCAAGTATTAGATAAAATGGTAGCCTTTTATGATATTGCGTATGCAAGACAATGGGAAAAGTTGCCTATGGATTATAAACTAAAAATGATAAAAGGCATTATAGCGTTCGATATTGTTGTTACCGATCTGCAGGCTAAAAAGAAGCTTAGCCAAAACCGCACAGAGACCGAGCGGAATAATATCATTAAATCCCTAAGTGATAGCCCGCACAATACCGAAAAAGAAATAGCGGAGTACATGAAAACGGCAAGGTAAGTTATTTCGCGTCAGCATGAT comes from Mucilaginibacter mali and encodes:
- a CDS encoding FMN-binding negative transcriptional regulator; translated protein: MYIPKHFQLDDRQEAVAFMQRYSFATLITANNNYPQATHMPFLVKQQDDELILSSHFARANAQAADIEKATALVIFTEPHAYISPVNYEKEQNVPTWNYIAIHAYGQAKIVHDTDKQLQVLDKMVAFYDIAYARQWEKLPMDYKLKMIKGIIAFDIVVTDLQAKKKLSQNRTETERNNIIKSLSDSPHNTEKEIAEYMKTAR